The sequence below is a genomic window from Desulfovibrio legallii.
CGGGGCGCGCTTCAAGGGGAATCCTGCGCGCCTGCGCCGCGGGAGGTTTACGGTTCAGCGTCATTTGGTTTCGGGCAGGCGGTAGCGGCCCGCCACGGGCGTCTGCCAGGCCGCGCCGAAGGGCACGCGGCTCAGGTGCAGGGCCAGGGGCTCCTGGCGGCGTTTGAATTCCGCAGCAAAGAGCTTGCGCCGCACCTCCATGCGCTGGGGCGTGAGCTGCGCCGAGCCTGGGGCGGAGGGCAGCAGCAGGTCTTCCAGGATGGGGTCCAGTTCTTCGTAAGGCAGGAGGCTGTCCGAATCCTTCTGGCCTGGGCGCAGTTCCGCCGAGGGCGCTTTGGTGAAGATGTCCTCCGGGATGATCTCCTTGCCGCGGTGGGCGTTGTACCAGCGGCCCACAGCGTAGACCTGGGTTTTGGTCAGGTCGCCGATAACGGCCAGCGCGCCCACGGAATCGCCGTACAGGGTGCAGTAGCCCATGGCCCCTTCGCTTTTGTTGCCCGTATTGAGCACCAGGGCCTGGGCGCGGTTGGCCAGGGAAGTGATGAGCGTGCCCCGGATGCGGGCCTGAACGTTCTCAAAGGTGACATCGCCGGGCAGCTCAGGGAAGAGGTCCAGGCCGGGCTTGAGGGCAGCGGCAAAGGCGTCCATGAGGGGACCGATGGGTATGGCGACGGTGGCGATGCCCAGGTTGGCGGCCAGGGCTGCGGCGTCCTTGACGCTGCCCGCGCTGCTGTGGGGGGAAGGCAGCAGGACGCCGGTGACGTTTTCCGCGCCCAGGGCTTCTACGGCCACGCTGCAGACCAGGGCCGAATCCATGCCGCCGGAAATGGCCACGATGGCCCGCGAGAGGCCGCACTTGCGCACAAAGTCGCCTGTGCCCAGCACCAGGGCGCGCCAGCAGGCTTCCTCTTCGCTGGCGCAGAGAGGTTCGGGGGCCTTGCCGTTCTGGTTGGCGGCGGTATCCACCACCAGCACGTCTTCGGCGAAGGCCTTGCCCCGCGCCAGGAGCTGGCCCGTGGGGTCAAAGGCCAGGCTCTGGCCGTTGTAGATCCGGCTGTCGTTGCCGCCCGCCAGGTTTACGGAAAACAAATGCACATGGTGCCGGGCCGCCACATGGGAGAGCATGTGTTCGCCCGCTTCCTGCGCGCCCACGCAGAAGGGCGAGGCGGCCATGTGGACGATGGCGTCCACCCCGCGCTGCACCAGCTCCATGAGCGGATTGTGCCCGCTGGCGTAGCGGGTTTTCCAGAAGGCGCTCTCTTCGTTGAGGGCGTCTTCGCAGAGCACCACGCCCAGCCGCCAGCCGCCAAGTGTCACAATGCCGCAGGAGATGCCCCGGTCAAAGTAGCGGGCGTCCTCGTCCTGGGAGGGGGCCGCACCGGGGGCCTGGCCCTGATTCTGGCCCAGGTTCTGGTAGACCTTGCGCGAGACCACCTGCCAGCCGCCTTTGTGCACCAGCACGGCCGCGTTGGACAACAGGCCTGAGGCGTACACGCTGGGCACGGGCGCGCCTACCAGCAGGGCAGGGCCCTGGGCCAGGGCCGCGGCCAGCTGATCCAGAGCCCGGCGGCAGCCCCCGGCAAAGTCTTCGGCGCAAAGGTAGTGCCCTGGGGCCACGCCGCAGAGGGCCAGTTCCGGCGTGACGCACAGTTCGGCCCCGGCTGCGGCCGCCTGGCGGGCGACCTCAAGGATGTGTTTCGTGTTGCCGGCCACGTCGCCGGTGACGCTGTTGCACTGCAAGAGGGCGATTTTCATGGCGCTGTTCCCCCAATGTTAAAGAAGATTGTGCAAAGGGCCGCCAGGGGCGGCCAGAGCTTCCACCTTGCGGACGACGGCCGGATCCTCTTCCAGGGGGGGGGCGTGGAAGGGCTTTTGGCGGGCGTCCACCAGGAGGGGCGCTTCACAGGACCAGTGCTTGGCCCGTGTGGCGGCGCGGACGCCGTACACGTCCGCCGCCGGGTCCGAGCGGGTGAAGGTCACCCAGAGAAAATTATCCAGGTCGGCGGCGCAGAAGTCCGCGTCGTCCGCCACGGTCAGCAGGGGAAAGGCCTCCCGCCCCGGCCAGGCCGCCAGGGCGCGCGCCAGCTCTTCCATACGCGGATCCTGGCGGTTGCGCTCCAGGGTATGGCGCGGGCCGCCCACCACAAGCAGGCCGGGGCCGGCCACGCGTACGGGGCCGAAGCCCTGGGGCAGGGTTGGCAGGTCCGCCGCCGGGCCGCTCAGCTCCGTGCCCAGCCGCCGCCGGGCCGGGCCCGCCGCGGCCCAGATGAGCTTGGAGCCTTCGTGCAGGTCTGTTCCCGTGTAGTCCAGGGTATCGCCCGTGCTGCGGGTAAGGAAGTGCAGATCGCGGGCAAAGTCCGTGCGCTCCAGAATATGGCGCAAAAACGCGGGCACGTCGCGGGCCGAAAGGCCGGGGGCGTCCTCGTGCGCGGCCAGCAGCACGTATTTGGCCAGGGCGGTCTGTGTGGTTCCCAGCAGGTGCAGGGCGGCGGTGAGCAGCTCGCGCGGGCGGCGGGCGGCCTCATAGGGCGTGTAGCGTTCGCTGCCCAGGGCCAGCAGCAGGGGATGGACCCCGGCGGCGTCCACGGCGTGCACCTCGCGCACCCCGTGGAAGACGCGCGGCACCAGCGGCCCGGTGAGCTCGTGGATAAAATCGCCGAAGACCGTATCCTCCTGCGGCGGGCGGCCTACGGCCGTGCAGGGCCAGACGGCGTCCTTGCGGTGGAAAACGGCCTCCACCTGCAGTACCGGAAAATCGTGGGTCAGGCTGTAGTAGCCCACATGGTCGCCAAAGGGGCCTTCGGGTTTGAGGCCGGGCAGGATGTGCCCGCTGAGGCAGAAATCCGCCTGGGCAAGCACGGGCAGGGGCAGCTCTGGCGTGCGGGCAAGGGCGCAGCGCCGTCCGTCCAGCAGACCGGCGAAGCGCAGCTCCGAGAGGCCTTCGGGCAGGGGCATGACCGCCGCCACGGTGAGGCCGGGGGGGCCGCCCACATAGACGTGCACGGGCAGGGCCAGGCCCCTGGCCAGGGCGTGGGCGTGGTGCACGCCCAGCCCCCGATGGATCTGGTAGTGCAGGCCCACTTCGTTCGGGGCGTAGTCGTTGCCCGCCAGCTGCACGCGGTACATGCCCAGGTTGGCGGCCTGGGGGCCGGGAGTGTCCGGATCCTCGCTGTAGACCAGGGGCAGAGTGATGAAGGGGCCGCCGTCGCCAGGCCAGGCCGTGATCTGCGGCAAATCGCCGAGCGCGCAACGGCATTCCAGCACTGGCGCGGTTCTGGCTGGTTGTGGGCCTGCTCGCTTCACGCGGGGCAGAAGGCGCGGCAGGCCCGGCAGCGCGGCGAAAAAGCTCCAGGGCCGGCGGAGGGCGGCGGCGGGGTCGGCGGCGGCCTGCAGCAGGGCGCGCGCCGTGGGCAGGCTGTGACGGAAAATGTGGCAGAGCCGCTCCCGCGTGCCGAACAGATTGGTGAGCACGGGGAAGGACGTGCCCTTCACGCGGGTAAAGAGCAGGGCCGGAGCCTTGGCCCGGAAGGCCCGGCGCTGGATGGCGGCCAGCTCCAGATACGGATCCACCGGCGCGTCCACGCGCACGAGCTGACCATGGGCTTCCAGGTCCGTCAGGCATTCCCGCAGGGTGCGCCAGCCGGTCATCAGGCCTCCCCGCCGGGCGCGGGCGTCAGGGGCACGGGGGGCTGCAGCCCGGCCAGGCCGCGTTTGCCGGCCAGGGCCTGGCGAAAGTCGGCCAGGATGTCCGCGTGGTCAAAGGCCAGGGGCGTGGGCAGGGCGTTCAGGGGGTAGAAGGCGGCCTGGGCGGCGTCGTCTCCGGCCCGGAGCGTTTCGGGGTGCAGGGGGCGGCCCGTGAAGACCACGCTCAGGGTGTGCTGACGGGGGTCGCGGTCCGGCCGGGAATAGACGCCCAGCAGGCCGGTGAGTTCCACTTCAAGGCCGGTTTCCTCCCAAGCCTCGCGCAGGGCGGCGGCTTCGGCGGATTCGCCTTCTTCAATGAAGCCGCCCGGCAGGGCGTAGCCCAGGGGCGGGTTGTCCCGGCGGATGACGACCACGCCGCGTTCCGGCGTGTAGATGACCACATCCGTGGTGGGCGTGGGGTTGCGGTAGACGGTAGAGGCTTTGCCGCAGTGCGGGCAGCGGATTTGGCGTTGCATGGCTTTCTCCGTGGCGTTTTCCTGCGGAAATATCCGGGATAAACGCTTGCGGGCATAGTATGCCAGGCTGCGCCGCGCCGCAAGGACCGGCCGGGGAGCGTCCGGCGGCGGCAGGGGGGTGCTACCGTATGTAGTTGGGAATATTAATGATGACCTCTCTGGTGAACGTGATCATGCGCTCCATGAGCCAGGGCAGGGCCAAAAGCAGGGCCAGGAACATGCAGACGATCTTGGGGATGAAGGTCAGGGTCATTTCCTGGATCTGGGTGGCGGCCTGAATGACGCTGACCACCACGCCCACGCCCAGGCCCACGGCCAGCATGGGCAGGGCCATCATGAGGCAGAGTTCAATGGCCTGGCGGCCGAAGCCGACGACGAAATCGGGTGTCATGGGAGGGTCTCCCCGCGCCGTGCGGCGCGCGTTGCGGATTATAAGAGAAAACTGTTGACCAGCGAGCCCACCAGCAGGTTCCAGCCGTCCACCATGACGAAGAGCAGCAGCTTGAAGGGCATGGAGACCATCATGGGCGGCAGCATCATCATGCCCATGGCCAGCAGCACGCTGGAGATGACCATATCCAGCACCAGAAAGGGGATGTAGATGAGGAAGCCGATGGTAAAGGCGGTTTTCAGCTCGCTGATGACGTAAGCGGCGGCCAGGAGCATGGTGGGGACTTCGTCCTTGTTGCGTGGGGCCTCCATGTTGCTGATGGCGTAGAAGACGGAGAGGTCCTTCTCGCGCGTGTGCTTGAACATGAAGGTGCGCAGCGGGGCCTGGGCGCGGTCCAGGGCCACTTTGTAGTCGATCTGTTCGCTGAGGTAGGGCTGGAGGGCCTGGTCGTTGATCTCCTTGCCCACGGGGAACATGATGACCACCGTCATAAAAATGGCGAGGCTCGCCAGAATCTGGGTGGGCGGCAGCTGCTGGACGCCCATGGCCTGGCGCAGAAAGCTGAAGACGATGATGATGCGGGTGAAGCTGGTGACCGTGAGCATGATGGCCGGAGCCACGGAAAGCACGGTGAGCAGAAAAAGAATTTCCAGCAGGACCGAGACTTTTTCCGGCGACTGGACCCCGCCCGAAAGGGTGAGCTGCAGGGCTGGCGTGGCAATGTCCTGCGCGGCCTGGGCCAGGCCCGGCAGGAGCAGGAGGGGCAGGCTAGCGGCCGTCAGCGTCGCGACGGGCCTGATCCATAGCCTGCTGAAAAGGGGTTTCGGGTGGCTCATGGTGCGCCTCTTCCTCGTGCAAAAGGGTAATCTGCTGGTCGGTAACCCCCAGCAGCAGCCTTTTATTCAAGAAGCGTACCACCATAAGTCCCTTGCGCGGTCCCAGGGGCAATTGGGCCTCCATGACCAGCGCGCCGCGCGGCAGAGCCCCCGGACGCGGCATAAAATTGAACTTGCCGAAGCGCCGGACCAGCCAGACGGCCAGCCAGAGCACCCCCAGCAGCAGAAACAGCACGCCGATGGCCTGGGCATAGCCGCCCCAGCTGAAGGCGCTTTGCCCCAGGGTCGCGGCCTGACCGGCCGCCTGGCTTGCTGCGGCCTGACCGGCGCCTTGTCCGGCGGCCACGCCCGCGGCCTGCCCGCCGGCGTCCGCCAGGGCTATGAAGCCTGAAAGCAGGGGCGTGGGGCTAGCCAAGCTGTTTGACCCTCTCAATGGGGCTGATGATGTCCGTGAGGCGCACGCCGAATTTTTCGTTAATGACCACGGCCTCGCCGCGCGCCACCAGCTTGCCGTTGACGTAGACCTCCAGCGGCTCGCCCGCCAGTTTGTTGAGCTCCACCACGGAGCCCTGGCCCAGTTGCAGCAGCTCGTTGATGAGCAGGCGGGTCCGGCCAAGTTCCGCCGAGACGTCCAGGGGGATGTCCAGGATAAAGTCCAGCTCGCGCTTGAGGTTGTTGTCCCTGGGCTGGCGGGCCATTTCCGTCATGTCCCTGAAGTGGGCGTCCACGGCGTGTCCGCTCAGCCCGGCGTTTTCCGGCGCGGCGGATTCTTTGCCTTCCTCGTCCTTGGCCAGGGCCTCGGCCCACTGGGCGGCCAGGGCGTCTTCGTCCTGCTTGGCGTCGCCGCCCGCACTGCCCTCCGCGTCGCCGGCGGCAGGCCCGGGGGCGCTCTGGTCCGCCGCCCCGGCGGGGGCCGCGTCCTTGCCCTGCGCTTCCTTTTCCAGTTCCGCCGCCCACTGGGCGGCCAGAGCTTCCTGATCGTCCTGCGCCATTGTCCACCTCACGCCAGCGCCTCCGGCTTCAGGGCCGGGCGCTGCAACCGGGGTCGCGCCCCGGCGTTATTCCACCACAAAATCCGTAAAATACACGCGGATAACCCGTTGCGCCCCCAGAATCTGGTTGAGCCGGGCCGCCACCTCGGCCTTGAGCAGAATTTTGCCCTCCGGGGAGGCTATGTCCGCATAGCTTTTGCCCGCCAGAAGCATGATCACCGCGTCGCGCACCCGCGCGCTGTTGGTCTGAAGCTCCTTGGAGACGTCGGCGTTAACCTCCACCTCCATGCCCAGTTTGAGGTAGCGGCGCCCCGCGGGGTCAGCCAGGTTGACGGTGACGGGCGGCAAGGGCAGCACCATGCCCGCGCTGCGGGGCAGATCGCTTTGCCGCTCAATGCGCGCGCCCTGGGGTTCGCTTTGGCCGTTCGGGGCGGCCTGCCCCGGCGCGGCCTGCCCGCCCGGCGCGCTGCCCGGCGTTTTGGCCTGCCCGTGGCTTTGCCCGTCTGCGGGGGCCGCGGCCGCCGGGGCTTCCGGCGCGGCGTCGCCCGCGGCGGGCGTGCGCAGGTAGAGCCACCAGTATGCGCCCAATCCGGCCCCGCTCAGGGTCATGAGCAGGATGGCCGCAATAATGATGATGCGTTTAAGGCGCGAACGCTTTTTGGGATTTTCGGCCTGCCCCTCAGGCAGGGCCGGCGCTTCTTTTTCCTTGGCCGCCATAGTGTTCTCCAGAACCGTTCAATCCGCCCCCGGCCAGCCTTGCGCCAGGGCTCAGCCCCTGGCGGGGCGCGGGCCGAAAATATCCGTGCCGATGCGCACCAGGGTGGCCCCTTCGGCCACGGCCCCGGCAAAATCGCCGCTCATGCCCATGGAAAGCTCCGGCAGGGGCAGGCCCAGGCGCAGGCTCAGGGCGTCGCGCAGGTCGCGCAGCCGGGCAAAGTGGGGCCGGGCGGCATCGCCCGCATCAAAGACCGGGGGCAGGCACATGAGCCCCCGCAGCTCCAGGTGCGGACAGCCTTCACAGACATAATCGGCCAGTGCGGGCAAATCCTCAGCCCCCAGGCCGGATTTTTGCGTCTCTGCAGCCAGGTTCACTTCAATAAGCACGGCCTGACGCTGTTGCTGCGCCGCCAGCCGCCGCTCCAGAGCCTCGGCCAGGCGGCGGGAGTCCAGGCTGTGCAGCAGATGGAAGGCCCCGGCCACCTGGGCGGCCTTGCGGTGCTGCACATGCCCGATCATATGCCAGCGAACGCTGCCGCAGGCCGGGTCCGCCGCCAGGTCGGCCTGCTTCTGCAAGGCCTCCTGGACGTAATTTTCGCCGAAATCCGCTTGTCCGATACGGGCCAGGGCGGCGATGTCCGCTGCGGGGTGCAGCTTGGAAACGGCCACCAGGGTCACGTCAGCGCGGGGGCGTCCGGCGCGGGCGCAGGCGGCTTCCAGCCGCTCCTGCAGATTCCGGTAGCGCTGCAGCAAGGGGCTTTCCATATTGCTATTCCGCCATGAGGCCCATATCGCGCAGAAAGGCCACGTCTTCCGTCCAGTGTTCGCGCACCTTGACCCAGAGCTCCAGGTGCACCTTGCCGCCCACCAGCTCAATAATATCCTTGCGGGCCTCGGTGCCGATTTCCTTGATGCCCGCCCCGGCCCGGCCGATGACCATGGCCTTGTGCATGGGCCGGGCCACATAGATGACGGCCTGGATGAGGGTCTGGCCGCGCTCCGCATCTTCTTCCCAGTTTTCCACATCCACGGCCACGGCGTAGGGCACCTCCTGGCGCAGGTGCAGAAAGAGCTTTTCGCGGATGATCTCCGCCGCCATGAAGCGCAGGGGAGCCGTGGAGATCTGGTCTTCAGGAAACTCCGCCGGGCCTTGCGGCAGGCGGGAGCGCACCAGGGCCGCCAGCTCGGGCAGGCCGTCGCGCAGCAGGGCCGAGGCCGGGAAGATTTCGGCCCCGGGCCACATCTCGTGCAGCGTGGTGAGCAGCGGCAGCATGCGGCTTTTATCCGCAAACAGGTCCACCTTGTTGACCACCACGATCATGGGGCGCGTATCGCTGGCAAGGGCCTGGGCCACGGGGGCCAGGTCGCGCTCCAGGAATTCCGGGTGGCGGATGTAGAGGTGGGCGTCCAGCACGGGCATGATGACGTCCGCCTGGCCCAGGCTCTGCCAGACGGCCTGGAGCATGGTTTTGCTCAGGCGGCCGCGCAGCTGGGTAAGGCCCGGCGTATCCATAAAGATGATCTGCGAGCCCGGATCTGTGAGGATGCCCACAATCTGGTTGCGCGTGGTCTGCGGCTTGGGGGTGACAATGGTCACCTTCTGCCCCAGAAGAGCGTTGAGCAGGGTGGATTTGCCCGCATTGGGCGGCCCCATAAGGGCCACCCGGCCACAGCGGTGGTGCTGGTCCGTCATGCCTTCTCCCGGCCGGCGAGGCCGGCCTTGCGCCCGCGTGGCGGGCCTTGTGGAAACAGTGTCAAAACAGTCTTTCTGTCCCACATCCGCGCGCCGGGGTCAAGCGGGCGGTCTTGACGCGCGCGCGGGGGGCGCTTACTCTGCTCGCATGTTTACGCTGTTTACCTATATGGCCCTCATCGTGGGCGTGAACTGGGGCTTTGCCGTTACGCCGCTCATTGCGCTGCCCAACGGCGAAATGTGGCCGCCCATGTCCCTGGTGGTGGGCTTCATTTTTGTGGTGCGGGACTATGCCCAGCGTCGCGTGGGGCACCATGTGCTCTGGGCCATGCTGGTGGGCTGCGTGGTGAGCTGGTACATGGCCACGCCGCAACTGGCCGTGGCCAGCGCCGCCGCCTTCGCCGTGGGCGAACTGGGCGATTGGGCGCTGTACACCTTTACCCGGCGTCCTTTTTCGCAGCGCATCCTGCTTTCCAGCCTGCTGGGCGCGCCGCTGGACAGCATCGTTTTTCTGGGGCTCATCGGCCTGGCCACGCCCTGGTCTGTGGTCATCATGAGCCTGAGCAAGCTGGTGGGCGCGTTGCTGGTTTTCTGGCTGGTGCGGCGGCGCGAACTGCGCGAATACGCCCTGGCCGAACCGCGCCCGTAACAGGAGCCCGCAACAGGACGCCGCCCCGGTTTTTCTTGTTTGCCGCGGGCGTAAGGGGCTAGCGCGGCGTCTTTGTTTCCCGGCGCAGCATTTTCCCCCTTCCCAGGCGGAACGCCCTGAGGCGCGGTCAGCCTGGGCCATACCGCCAGCGCGCGTCAGGGAACTTCCGGCGCGCAGGAGAACTCGCCATGAAAGCACTTTCCCGTTTTTTTGCGCCTTGCCTGCTGGCGGGCGCGCTCCTGGGCTGCACGACCTCCGGTCCGCAGAAGGCCCTTGACGCCCAGGCCGACGCCTTGAGCAAGAACGACAGCGCGGCCTTTCTGGCCCAGATGGATCTGAAAGCCTTTGCCGCCAACCAGGTCAAAAACATGACCCGCGACGATCAGGCCCTGAGCACCCTGGATTCCATGGGGCGCATGCTGGGCCTGGGCGGCATGGACGAGCTGCTGGGCAGCGTTATCGATATGGAAGCCCGGCTCGGCAAACAGTACACCCGGGGCGTGAGCACGGGCGAACTGGCGGCCCAGTGCCGCACGGCCGCAACCCCCGACTGCCCCTGGGTGCCGGAAAGCCTGCGCAAGGCGCAGGTGACGGAGCTGGGGCAGGACGCCGCCGTGGCCAAGGTCACCACGCCTGCGGGCATGACCAGCTGGCTGGCCCTGCGCAAGAAGGGCGAGCGCTGGCTGGTGGTGGGCCAGGCCATGCTGGAAGGCACGGCCAAGGAGTACGCCGCCGGGGCCGCCCCGCAGGAAAAACAGACGCCGCCCGCCGCACCGCGCAAGCCCGCGCCCGATGCCCCTGCGCCCGATGCCCCTGCGCCGGATAAGCTCGCGCCGGATAAGCTCGCGCCGGACAACCGCGCCGACAACCAGGGCGTGACCAAACTGTAACGCACGCGATTTTTCTGCATGGCAGGGCCGGAGCGGCCCCGCCCATGCCGGGCGCAACAACGGCGCGCCGCGGGTTCCCGTGGCGCGCCGTTGTATTGGGGCATTTCAACTTTGAAAAGCCCTGGCGGCGGCGTGAGCAGAGCCTGCCGTAAAGGCGCAAAGCGCAGCACTGCTGCGCTGTTACACGCCGGAACGAGCGTGCCTAAGCATTACGAATGCCTGTTCTTAAAAGAAGGTAATCCGCTCCATGCGCCAGCTGCTTTCCGGCCGCAAGGCGGCGGAGCGACGCCCTTCCGGCGCGCCGCCCCGCACTGTGGCCTTATTTGCCCTGCAGCATCTTTACGGCGCAGAATTTGCCGCACATGGCGCAGACTTCTTCACTCTTGTGGGCCTCCCGGCGTTTGGCCAGGGTGCCGGGGTCCAGGGCGGCCTTGGCCATGCCGTCCCAGTCCAGGGCGCGGCGGGCCTGATTCATGGCGGCTTCGCGAGCCACGGCGCGGGGGCGGCCCAAGGCCACTTCGCCCACCTGCGCGGCCACGCGGGAGGCCATGACCCCGGCGCGCACGTCGGCCTCGTCGGGCAGGGTCAGGTGTTCGGCCGGGGTAAGGTAGCAGAGGAAGTCCACGCCCGCCTCCACGGCCAGCGCGCCGCCAATGGCCCCGGCAATGTGGTCGTAGCCGGGGGCGCTGTCGCAGCACAAGGGGCCCAGCACATAGAGCGGGGCGTTGTGGGTAAGGCGCTTGATGCCCTGAATCTGGGTGCGCACCTGGTTAAGCGGCACATGTCCGGGGCCTTCGATCATGCACTGCACGCCGCGCTCCAGAGCGTAGCGGGCCAGTTGCCCCAGGTTGATGACTTCCTCCCACTGGGCCGCGTCGCCCGCGTCTACGCCCGCGCCGGGGCGCAGGCCGTCGCCCAGGGAAAGGGTGACGTTGTGGGGACGGCAGATTTCCACCAGGCGGTCAAAATCTTCCAGCAGAGGGTTTTCGCGGTCGTTTTCCAGCATCCAGCGGGCCAGCATGGAGCCGCCGCGCGAAACGATGCCCAGCGCGCGGTTGTTTTTGACGGCCATTTCCGCACCACGGCGGGAAAGGCCGCAGTGCACGGTCATGAAGTCCACGCCCTGGCGCGCCTGTTTGGCAATCTCGTCAAAAAGCTGGTCCGGGTGCATGCTGGCGATGTCTTTGTCCGCGTCTAGGATGCGCTGGCCCACGGCATAAAGGGGCACCGTGCCCAGGGGCCGGGGGCAGGCCGCCAGCATGCCCGTGCGCAGGGCGTCCAGATCCCCGGCGATGGAAAGATCCATGACCGTATGGGCCCCGGCATCCAGCGCGGCCTTGATTTTGCGCTCTTCAGTATGCGGGCAGTTGCACAGGGGGGATGTGCCGATATTGGCGTTGACCTTGACGCTGGCGGGCTGGCCCACCAGGATGGGCTCAAGGCCCGGATGGGCGGGGTTGCCCAGCAGGACCATGCTGCCCGCTTCCAGGGCGTCGGTGACGGTTTCGGGGGCAAGCTGCTCCTGGCTGGCCAGGTCGGCGAGGTGCCGGTCGAGCAGCCCGCGCAGGGCGGCGTTCTGGGAAAGGAGTTGTCGGGACATGGGTGCCTCGCGGGTTGCGACGCAGGGCGCGAAAAAAGCCACAAGCAGCGGGTGACAGCATGTGGCCGCGGCTTCCCTCCGGCAGTGCGAACTGCGTCAGGTTCATAGGGTCTGGGTTGGCCCACTCTCAGCAGCAAGCCTGAACGGCTTGCGGCTCCCCTAGCTCGGCTTCAACATAGCCCTGGCGCGTCCGCTTGTAAAGCTCCCCGCTTGCAATCGGGCCTCTGGTGGCATACATGGGGAGCATGCGCCGCAATCGTCTGTTCAGTCCCTTTACCTGGCCGGTCTATTCTTTTTTGCTGGTCATCGCCTTGGGCGCGCTTTTGCTGCGGTTGCCCGCCAGCTGCCGTCCCGGCCGGGAGCTGGACTTTGTGGACGCCGCGTTTCTGTCCACCTCGGCCGTATGCGTCACGGGGCTTTCCCCGGTGGACGTGGGCGCGGTGCTGAGCCCGCTGGGCAAGGTTGTGCTCCTGGCGCTCATGCAGCTGGGGGGTCTGGGCGTCATGACCTATACGAGCATCATTTTTTTGCTCTGGCGCAAGGCCGTGCCTTTTTCCAGCCGCGAGGCCGTAAGCCAGGCCTTGCTCGGCGGGGACTTCAGCCTGCGGGCTTTTCTGTTTCAGGTGCTGGGGCTGGTGCTGAGCATAGAGGCTGTGGCGGCCTTTTTGCTCTACTGGCACGACCCTGTGGCCTTTTATCCTTTCAGCGCCGTGTTCCATGCGGTTTCGTCCTTCTGCAACGCCGGTTTCTCGCTCAATTCCAACAATCTCATGAGCTTTCG
It includes:
- the era gene encoding GTPase Era translates to MTDQHHRCGRVALMGPPNAGKSTLLNALLGQKVTIVTPKPQTTRNQIVGILTDPGSQIIFMDTPGLTQLRGRLSKTMLQAVWQSLGQADVIMPVLDAHLYIRHPEFLERDLAPVAQALASDTRPMIVVVNKVDLFADKSRMLPLLTTLHEMWPGAEIFPASALLRDGLPELAALVRSRLPQGPAEFPEDQISTAPLRFMAAEIIREKLFLHLRQEVPYAVAVDVENWEEDAERGQTLIQAVIYVARPMHKAMVIGRAGAGIKEIGTEARKDIIELVGGKVHLELWVKVREHWTEDVAFLRDMGLMAE
- a CDS encoding VUT family protein — encoded protein: MFTLFTYMALIVGVNWGFAVTPLIALPNGEMWPPMSLVVGFIFVVRDYAQRRVGHHVLWAMLVGCVVSWYMATPQLAVASAAAFAVGELGDWALYTFTRRPFSQRILLSSLLGAPLDSIVFLGLIGLATPWSVVIMSLSKLVGALLVFWLVRRRELREYALAEPRP
- the thiC gene encoding phosphomethylpyrimidine synthase ThiC, coding for MSRQLLSQNAALRGLLDRHLADLASQEQLAPETVTDALEAGSMVLLGNPAHPGLEPILVGQPASVKVNANIGTSPLCNCPHTEERKIKAALDAGAHTVMDLSIAGDLDALRTGMLAACPRPLGTVPLYAVGQRILDADKDIASMHPDQLFDEIAKQARQGVDFMTVHCGLSRRGAEMAVKNNRALGIVSRGGSMLARWMLENDRENPLLEDFDRLVEICRPHNVTLSLGDGLRPGAGVDAGDAAQWEEVINLGQLARYALERGVQCMIEGPGHVPLNQVRTQIQGIKRLTHNAPLYVLGPLCCDSAPGYDHIAGAIGGALAVEAGVDFLCYLTPAEHLTLPDEADVRAGVMASRVAAQVGEVALGRPRAVAREAAMNQARRALDWDGMAKAALDPGTLAKRREAHKSEEVCAMCGKFCAVKMLQGK